One Candidatus Bathyarchaeota archaeon genomic window carries:
- a CDS encoding MscL family protein → MDFISKYKVMGMAVAFILGLYLGALVQALVNDIIMPIITLVLPGVEWEAFTLGPFRIGHFIGALITFILVAFVIFIIVKVTKKWGVE, encoded by the coding sequence ATGGACTTCATTTCTAAATACAAGGTCATGGGAATGGCTGTAGCCTTCATTCTCGGCTTGTATTTGGGCGCTTTAGTTCAAGCTCTAGTAAACGATATAATCATGCCAATAATAACGTTGGTGCTACCGGGAGTAGAATGGGAAGCCTTCACACTTGGACCTTTCCGCATAGGTCATTTCATAGGCGCATTGATAACATTCATTCTAGTAGCGTTCGTAATCTTCATCATAGTAAAAGTAACCAAAAAGTGGGGAGTCGAATAA
- a CDS encoding YkgJ family cysteine cluster protein → MNPHYAKLKLGEKTHFKCLRCGRCCSNGPNVGLTAFDIHRIACFLNVDWWKLKGKYVVAVIADMLAVPTLRGKADGTCIFLEYKDELPFCSIYPIRPMRCRLYPFMPYSPSNSETIYLDTCCPGLKAGTEIEPPWKCLREYYVEVKLHYTKLYSFIFQEGCEPLEALEKTIEDCIKKNSLFL, encoded by the coding sequence ATGAACCCCCATTATGCCAAGCTTAAGCTTGGAGAAAAGACCCATTTTAAATGTTTAAGATGCGGGCGGTGCTGTAGCAATGGCCCAAACGTGGGACTTACAGCCTTTGACATACATCGCATAGCCTGTTTTCTTAACGTGGACTGGTGGAAGCTTAAAGGCAAATATGTGGTGGCTGTCATAGCTGATATGCTGGCGGTTCCGACGCTACGCGGCAAAGCAGATGGCACATGTATCTTCCTCGAATATAAAGATGAATTGCCCTTCTGCAGTATTTATCCCATCCGTCCCATGAGGTGTAGGCTATATCCCTTCATGCCCTATAGTCCAAGTAATAGCGAAACAATCTATTTGGACACATGCTGTCCTGGTTTAAAAGCTGGAACTGAGATAGAGCCCCCATGGAAGTGTTTAAGAGAATACTACGTTGAAGTAAAACTCCACTATACGAAGCTTTATAGTTTCATATTCCAAGAAGGATGCGAACCATTAGAAGCATTAGAAAAAACCATTGAAGATTGCATAAAGAAAAACAGCCTCTTTCTGTGA
- a CDS encoding DUF1847 domain-containing protein — MVYPQCGKCSSFYCSRMPLEKVDEKLLPSFCPMKNSKETIQSAIKKYVEDEVKRIYVPATITEKEAYQVVRGVLMAVRPRIRELIEFAKLINAKKLGVAFCAGLQDEAARTVAILEEAGFTVASVRCKCGAIDKTELGVNKDYKIGNPSAFEAACNPIVQAQLLNEAKTDINIIVGLCVGHDMLFTMHSKAPVTTLIVKDRLLGHNPVAALYSNYHRDIVKFQKHL, encoded by the coding sequence ATGGTTTATCCTCAATGTGGTAAATGCTCAAGCTTTTACTGCAGTCGCATGCCGCTGGAAAAGGTTGACGAGAAACTGCTCCCAAGCTTTTGTCCTATGAAAAACAGCAAAGAAACAATTCAATCAGCAATTAAAAAATACGTGGAAGACGAGGTAAAGCGAATTTACGTTCCAGCCACAATCACTGAGAAAGAGGCCTACCAAGTTGTTAGAGGTGTTTTGATGGCTGTTCGCCCAAGAATAAGGGAACTTATAGAATTCGCTAAACTGATAAATGCCAAAAAACTTGGGGTGGCTTTCTGCGCTGGGCTTCAAGATGAAGCGGCTAGAACGGTGGCGATTCTCGAAGAAGCTGGGTTTACCGTTGCGTCTGTTCGCTGCAAATGCGGCGCCATAGACAAAACAGAACTCGGCGTAAATAAAGACTACAAAATCGGCAACCCATCCGCATTTGAGGCTGCATGCAACCCCATTGTTCAAGCACAGCTTTTAAACGAGGCTAAAACAGACATAAACATCATTGTCGGCTTATGTGTGGGTCACGACATGCTTTTCACCATGCATTCAAAAGCTCCAGTAACAACCTTAATTGTGAAGGATAGGCTTTTAGGCCACAACCCAGTGGCCGCTCTCTACAGCAACTATCATAGGGACATAGTAAAATTTCAGAAGCACCTATGA
- a CDS encoding helix-turn-helix transcriptional regulator, translating into MALADVARNSDASKIKKKFIERIIISFLDIVIMAHFKDRAFSGYDVLVFVQKQFGLLLSPGTVYSRLYSMEREGLIKLVVKKGRKRVYRVTELGKMMVDVTTSMDEMKFFIAKIFEG; encoded by the coding sequence ATGGCCTTGGCTGATGTTGCTAGAAATTCTGATGCTTCCAAGATAAAGAAAAAGTTTATTGAGCGAATAATTATAAGTTTTTTGGACATCGTGATTATGGCGCATTTCAAGGATAGAGCTTTCAGCGGCTATGACGTTTTAGTTTTTGTCCAAAAACAGTTTGGTTTACTTTTAAGCCCGGGAACAGTATATTCTAGGCTGTATTCCATGGAAAGGGAAGGCTTAATTAAACTTGTAGTTAAGAAAGGAAGGAAGAGAGTATACAGAGTTACTGAGCTGGGAAAAATGATGGTTGACGTTACTACGTCCATGGATGAGATGAAATTTTTTATCGCAAAAATTTTTGAAGGATAA
- a CDS encoding CBS domain-containing protein: protein MLLVKDVMVTDVVTIEPNVNVRKAVRVMNDFEIGCLIVVEAGRVVGILTERDVLKRVVDEGRKPEETRVGEVMSKPPITISPEASLETAIELMFKHKVKKLPVVEDYKLVGLITLTDLVRAQPALIQTLRRLMETYEMPKSLSKVVKYYIV, encoded by the coding sequence TTGCTGTTAGTGAAAGATGTTATGGTGACAGACGTTGTAACCATTGAACCTAACGTTAACGTTAGAAAAGCTGTAAGGGTTATGAACGACTTTGAAATTGGTTGTCTAATAGTGGTTGAAGCCGGCCGCGTTGTCGGAATTTTAACCGAAAGAGACGTGCTTAAACGAGTGGTTGACGAAGGCAGAAAACCTGAAGAAACACGCGTTGGAGAAGTAATGTCTAAACCACCAATAACCATAAGCCCGGAAGCCAGCCTTGAAACCGCTATAGAACTCATGTTCAAACATAAAGTCAAAAAGCTTCCAGTTGTCGAAGACTATAAACTTGTAGGCTTAATAACATTAACGGACCTTGTCCGCGCTCAACCAGCACTAATACAAACCCTGAGAAGGCTTATGGAAACCTATGAGATGCCTAAAAGCCTAAGCAAAGTCGTAAAATACTACATTGTATAA
- a CDS encoding radical SAM protein, with protein MIIKEIYAKTILSKSKVLDYVINPYVGCEHGCTYCYARYIKRFTNHMEPWGEFVDVKINAPTLLQREIRHKKVGRVWVSGLCDPYQPLERRYNITRRCIEILLKKGWPVTIQTKSTLILRDMALLKGHGNVEVILTITTADEGIKQIFEPKAPSIKERLDALEKLHSAGIKTCVMIAPLLPKAEGLIEAIVGKADYVLVDKMNYQYANWIYRRHGLEYAMTPEYFQQKKRELTKLLEREGLSYEFEF; from the coding sequence ATGATAATTAAAGAAATCTATGCAAAAACCATTCTATCCAAATCAAAAGTTCTAGATTACGTTATCAACCCCTACGTCGGTTGTGAACACGGTTGCACCTACTGCTATGCTCGCTATATTAAGAGGTTCACAAACCACATGGAGCCATGGGGCGAATTTGTAGACGTGAAAATTAACGCGCCCACACTACTTCAACGGGAAATACGCCATAAGAAAGTTGGAAGAGTTTGGGTTAGCGGGCTATGCGATCCTTACCAGCCGTTAGAAAGACGGTACAACATAACGAGAAGATGCATTGAAATTTTGTTGAAGAAGGGGTGGCCAGTCACTATACAGACAAAATCAACCCTTATACTGCGTGACATGGCCCTCCTAAAAGGTCATGGCAACGTTGAAGTCATCTTAACTATAACAACAGCCGACGAAGGGATTAAACAAATTTTCGAACCTAAAGCACCATCCATTAAGGAACGGTTAGATGCTTTGGAGAAGCTACATTCAGCCGGTATTAAAACATGTGTCATGATTGCGCCCTTACTGCCTAAAGCTGAAGGCTTGATCGAAGCAATTGTTGGTAAAGCAGACTATGTGCTGGTGGACAAGATGAACTATCAATATGCAAACTGGATTTATAGGCGGCATGGCCTTGAGTACGCCATGACTCCCGAGTATTTCCAGCAAAAGAAAAGGGAGTTAACAAAACTCCTCGAACGGGAAGGACTATCTTATGAATTTGAATTTTAG
- a CDS encoding MFS transporter has product MLKSSRTLMLALALSTLYSLGVGLLGPIYPIFVINRFSATVMDVGLLYAFFCGVAALFKTAAGRLTDVYGKERVFFAGVMMGALCSLGYIYVPNMTGLYMIEFLFGVSYALQRPSILALMVDLGKKKKSGTILGMFESIYDITEAVAALLSTVVATKIGFETLFFICSGCQATTGIFVLKCKR; this is encoded by the coding sequence TGCTTGCCTTAGCTTTAAGTACTCTATACTCTTTAGGAGTCGGCTTGCTGGGGCCAATATACCCAATATTTGTTATTAATCGGTTTTCCGCTACAGTTATGGACGTAGGCTTGTTGTACGCGTTTTTCTGTGGTGTGGCAGCACTCTTCAAGACGGCTGCTGGAAGGCTTACAGACGTCTATGGTAAGGAGAGGGTCTTTTTTGCTGGAGTGATGATGGGTGCGCTGTGTTCTTTGGGCTACATTTACGTGCCAAACATGACGGGCCTTTACATGATTGAATTCCTGTTTGGGGTTTCTTATGCGCTGCAACGTCCCTCAATCTTAGCGTTGATGGTGGATTTGGGCAAGAAAAAGAAAAGCGGTACAATCCTCGGAATGTTTGAATCCATATATGACATTACAGAAGCGGTTGCAGCGCTATTATCCACGGTAGTAGCCACAAAGATAGGGTTTGAAACATTGTTCTTCATATGTTCCGGCTGCCAAGCCACAACGGGAATATTTGTACTTAAATGTAAACGTTAA